In Nothobranchius furzeri strain GRZ-AD chromosome 19, NfurGRZ-RIMD1, whole genome shotgun sequence, the following are encoded in one genomic region:
- the bmp8a gene encoding bone morphogenetic protein 8A encodes MTLHHLLHLQSASTLLLLLLLSVSLWSQQAEAVVHSSFRRLSGREKKEMQKEILNILGLPGRPRPHPPLRPPSSAPLFMLDLYHAMSAEDENENEVSGPGIGRFGAAAAAQVSYAAMPTLSTHTPPLGAVVSEADTVMSFVNLVEQERDLLHPRPYWKEFRFDLTPLPKGEAVTAAEFRIYKTLTVGQRANRTLHISVYEIKRDNRNRELELVLLDMQSVPAGQEGWLAFDVTSASNHWLLHPRSNLGIRLYVETEDDRSLSAAWIGLVGRRGPGSKQPFMVTFFRENQVPCRPPRAVKPHPRRKKHKYDLPVPIINNRSAASKGEPCKKHELYVSFSDLGWKDWVLAPTGYSAYYCDGECIYPLGSCMNATNHALIQLVVHLMKPEEVPTACCAPTKLSPISVLFYDDNNNVILKKHRNMVVKTCGCL; translated from the exons ATGACCCTGCATCACCTCCTCCATCTGCAGAGCGCCTCCACCttgctcctcctgctcctgctctccGTCTCGCTGTGGAGTCAGCAGGCCGAGGCCGTGGTCCACTCCAGCTTCAGACGCCTCAGTGGCCGTGAGAAGAAGGAGATGCAGAAGGAGATCCTGAACATCTTAGGCCTGCCGGGGCGACCCAGGCCCCACCCGCCGCTTCGGCCGCCTTCCTCCGCGCCGCTCTTCATGCTGGATCTGTACCACGCCATGTCGGCCGAAGACGAGAACGAGAATGAGGTGAGCGGACCTGGAATAGGGAGGTTTGGAGCAGCTGCAGCAGCGCAGGTCAGCTACGCGGCCATGCCGACCCTCAGCACGCACACGCCTCCCCTGGGAGCGGTGGTCAGCGAGGCCGACACCGTCATGAGCTTCGTCAACCTGG TGGAACAGGAGCGTGACCTCCTGCATCCTCGTCCGTACTGGAAGGAGTTTCGCTTCGACCTCACCCCCCTCCCTAAGGGGGAGGCAGTGACGGCGGCCGAGTTTCGGATCTACAAAACGCTGACAGTCGGTCAGAGAGCCAATCGAACTCTGCACATCTCTGTCTACGAGATCAAACGGGACAACAGGAACAG GGAGCTGGAGCTGGTGCTGCTGGACATGCAGTCGGTTCCTGCGGGCCAGGAGGGCTGGCTGGCCTTCGATGTCACCTCAGCCTCCAACCACTGGCTGCTCCACCCACGCAGCAACCTGGGCATACGCCTCTACGTAGAGACGGAGGATG ACCGATCCCTGTCTGCAGCCTGGATCGGCCTGGTGGGTCGCAGGGGCCCCGGGTCCAAGCAACCCTTCATGGTGACCTTCTTCAGGGAGAACCAGGTTCCGTGTCGGCCACCGCGAGCCGTCAAGCCCCACCCCAGGAGGAAGAAACACAAATACGACCTCCCGGTCCCCATCATCAACA ATCGCAGTGCTGCAAGTAAAGGCGAGCCGTGTAAAAAACACGAACTCTACGTCAGCTTCAGCGACCTGGGATGGAAG GACTGGGTTCTGGCTCCTACCGGATACTCGGCGTACTACTGTGATGGAGAGTGTATCTATCCTCTGGGCTCCTGCATGAACGCCACCAACCACGCCCTGATCCAGCTCGTG GTCCACCTCATGAAGCCAGAGGAAGTCCCTACAGCCTGTTGCGCTCCAACCAAGCTCAGCCCCATTTCGGTCCTGTTCTACGATGACAACAACAACGTCATCCTCAAAAAGCATCGCAACATGGTGGTCAAGACCTGTGGGTGTCTATGA